One segment of Methylotuvimicrobium sp. KM2 DNA contains the following:
- a CDS encoding DUF3596 domain-containing protein encodes MGSIRVRQETGKLFFDFKYQNTRCREQTTLDDNKTNRNRLQKVMDKIDAEITLGIFDYRNYFPNSSMVAKFEHLETRNKILSGNAKPKFKEFAAEWYDEMQVGWRHSHQVTVNRMLNDRIMDWFGEMEVSHITKADILKFRASLAKVTRKNGNQLSAEYINKYLKILRMVLNEAADRFDFTSPFRGIKPLKKPKSHIDPFSLEEVNLILANVRADFKPYYTVRFFTGMRTAEIDGLKWKYVDFERRQILIRETWVMKRVETTKTDGSQREIEMSQPVYDALLQQWQVTGGKFDYVFVNRAGQPLEYNNVSRRVWHPLLRYLELPRRKAYQTRHTAATLWLASGENPEWIARQMGHTTTEMLFRVYSRYVPNLTRKDGSAFERLLAASLNADQDGVA; translated from the coding sequence ATGGGTAGTATCCGCGTGCGCCAAGAGACCGGTAAATTGTTCTTTGACTTTAAGTATCAGAATACCCGCTGCCGTGAACAGACTACGCTGGACGATAACAAAACAAACCGTAATCGTTTACAGAAGGTGATGGATAAAATTGATGCTGAAATCACGTTGGGCATCTTTGATTACCGAAATTATTTTCCGAATAGCTCGATGGTTGCCAAGTTTGAACATCTGGAAACCCGAAATAAGATTCTAAGCGGTAATGCCAAGCCCAAGTTTAAGGAATTCGCTGCAGAATGGTATGACGAAATGCAGGTTGGTTGGCGTCATTCTCATCAGGTGACGGTAAATCGGATGTTGAACGATCGGATCATGGACTGGTTCGGAGAAATGGAGGTCAGCCACATCACTAAAGCCGATATTTTGAAGTTTCGCGCCTCGCTCGCCAAAGTAACGCGCAAAAATGGCAATCAGTTATCCGCCGAATACATCAACAAGTACCTGAAGATTCTTCGGATGGTCCTTAATGAAGCAGCTGACCGATTCGATTTTACTTCACCTTTCCGTGGAATTAAACCGTTAAAAAAACCCAAGTCGCATATCGATCCGTTTTCACTGGAAGAGGTGAATCTGATTTTGGCTAATGTTCGAGCCGATTTTAAGCCATATTACACAGTTCGCTTTTTTACCGGCATGCGGACCGCTGAAATCGATGGCCTTAAATGGAAATATGTGGATTTTGAACGTCGTCAGATCCTGATCCGGGAAACCTGGGTGATGAAGCGGGTGGAAACCACTAAAACAGATGGTTCGCAACGGGAAATCGAAATGTCGCAGCCAGTTTATGACGCCTTGCTGCAACAATGGCAGGTGACCGGCGGCAAGTTTGATTATGTGTTCGTGAACCGGGCCGGTCAACCATTGGAATACAACAATGTTTCGCGCCGAGTCTGGCATCCTTTATTACGCTATTTGGAGCTTCCCCGACGTAAAGCCTACCAGACTCGCCATACTGCAGCGACCTTATGGCTGGCATCTGGTGAAAATCCGGAGTGGATTGCCCGTCAAATGGGGCACACCACCACGGAAATGTTATTCCGCGTTTATTCCCGTTATGTGCCTAATCTGACCCGAAAGGACGGTTCGGCATTTGAACGGCTGTTGGCTGCCAGCTTAAATGCCGACCAGGACGGTGTCGCATGA
- a CDS encoding AAA family ATPase, whose protein sequence is MYTHNRNHFLRHYLKNKALNHSLSAKHEQFDPNQISALVQVFDTVKMDEMLSLHDRKSNLYRNHQRYLHYLEDSLGLLPLSRLSKDIFSKLDDLALKFPNFVNVIEFYREQFALALMNESPTFTANPLLISGPPGVGKTAFCRALAKIIDTYFEFVSFSGITAGFVLGGMSSNWADGKPGRIVETLARGLKANPLIMLDEIDKCGGDKRYDPLGSLYQLLEKETASTFVDEGLEIATDCSYVVWVATANHCELIAEPILSRFTILEVNPPNKEQMKAVLQSIYDTIRQQHTWGSQFSEHLSSPLVEKIILSRLEPRLLQRELIAACGKAALRNTAEDGKISVFPEDFVPRQKANRLATIGFI, encoded by the coding sequence ATGTATACTCATAACCGAAACCATTTCCTTCGACATTATTTGAAAAATAAAGCCCTCAATCATTCATTATCCGCTAAGCATGAGCAATTCGATCCGAATCAGATATCTGCCTTAGTACAGGTTTTTGATACGGTCAAAATGGATGAAATGCTGAGCCTTCATGATCGTAAAAGTAATTTGTACCGAAATCATCAAAGGTATTTGCATTATCTCGAAGATTCGTTGGGTTTATTGCCGCTCAGTCGGTTGTCTAAAGACATTTTTAGCAAGCTCGACGACTTAGCACTGAAATTTCCAAACTTTGTCAATGTAATTGAATTTTACCGAGAGCAATTTGCGCTGGCATTGATGAACGAATCGCCAACGTTCACCGCCAATCCCCTATTGATTTCAGGCCCCCCTGGGGTTGGAAAAACCGCATTCTGCCGTGCATTAGCCAAAATCATCGATACGTATTTTGAATTCGTCAGCTTTTCCGGCATTACGGCAGGTTTTGTGTTGGGCGGCATGTCGTCGAATTGGGCGGATGGGAAACCCGGCCGAATTGTCGAAACCCTAGCTCGTGGCCTCAAGGCAAACCCGCTGATTATGTTGGATGAAATCGATAAATGTGGTGGGGACAAACGTTATGACCCTTTGGGTTCGCTATATCAATTATTGGAGAAAGAAACCGCGTCAACCTTCGTTGACGAAGGATTGGAGATTGCGACTGACTGTTCTTATGTCGTTTGGGTGGCGACCGCCAATCACTGTGAATTGATTGCCGAACCCATTCTTTCTCGCTTCACCATTCTCGAAGTCAATCCACCCAACAAGGAACAGATGAAAGCTGTTTTACAATCGATTTATGACACTATCAGACAGCAGCATACTTGGGGAAGTCAATTCAGTGAGCATTTGTCGTCGCCACTGGTTGAAAAAATCATCCTGAGTCGATTAGAACCTCGATTGCTGCAACGAGAACTGATTGCCGCGTGCGGGAAAGCCGCGTTGAGAAATACTGCCGAAGATGGAAAAATTTCAGTCTTTCCTGAAGATTTTGTGCCACGGCAAAAGGCTAACCGATTGGCCACCATTGGATTTATTTAA
- a CDS encoding helix-turn-helix domain-containing protein, translated as MQESSIWVTLSEALALLGVSRKTLYRYMDRGLLSYRKAANGHRYLSKDEIDAFLASHPANANIQSDAQTQDYSALIKQLSELNNKIDRQNQLLEIMIELYKPETMHELMVKRKIL; from the coding sequence ATGCAGGAAAGTAGCATTTGGGTGACGTTGAGCGAAGCGCTGGCTCTGCTCGGCGTCAGCCGCAAAACCCTATACCGTTACATGGACAGAGGACTCTTATCCTACAGAAAGGCGGCCAATGGCCACCGTTATCTCTCCAAAGACGAAATTGACGCTTTTCTGGCATCACATCCTGCCAATGCCAATATCCAAAGTGACGCCCAAACTCAAGATTATTCGGCTTTAATCAAGCAACTTTCAGAACTCAACAACAAAATCGATCGACAAAATCAATTACTGGAAATAATGATCGAGCTTTATAAACCGGAAACGATGCATGAGTTAATGGTAAAGCGGAAAATTCTTTAG
- a CDS encoding WYL domain-containing protein, translated as MNSLNQTDSPLKWDTRQRLALLEATVLWEGRVTTGSLIQLFGISRGQASKDFSLYHQLAKRNLLYDRKQKAYFPSDQFTPHFMRGTAEEYLRLIEAGSCLGQSVVLPIIPIGIGVEILDPPERKLDLQILRIVHQAIREKRQIKVAYQSLSREPRSLVLEPHTLVFNGFRWHIRAYSLEHEGYRDFVLARFISSPELLENAEYFVENDQDWTQFETLVIAPHPDLSPEQQAIIADDFGMEDGKLHLTVRRAMRLYYLRLLHLDESPLAPKIQQIVWLNRDHSETAPNGSVV; from the coding sequence ATGAATTCATTGAATCAAACCGACTCCCCGCTGAAGTGGGATACGCGCCAACGCTTAGCCTTGTTGGAAGCTACTGTATTGTGGGAAGGTCGGGTGACGACTGGCAGTTTGATTCAATTGTTTGGCATTTCACGAGGGCAAGCCTCCAAGGACTTTTCGTTATATCACCAGTTAGCCAAAAGGAATCTGCTTTACGATCGAAAGCAGAAGGCCTATTTTCCGAGCGACCAATTTACACCGCATTTCATGCGTGGCACTGCAGAGGAGTATCTTCGTTTGATTGAAGCAGGCAGTTGTTTGGGACAATCGGTGGTATTACCTATCATTCCAATCGGTATCGGGGTTGAAATACTCGATCCTCCCGAACGTAAACTGGATCTTCAAATTCTTCGGATTGTGCACCAAGCTATACGGGAAAAACGGCAGATTAAAGTGGCTTACCAATCACTCTCCAGAGAACCTAGATCGCTCGTGCTCGAACCTCATACCTTAGTGTTCAACGGTTTTCGCTGGCATATCAGAGCCTATAGTCTTGAACACGAAGGCTATCGAGATTTCGTTTTGGCGAGATTCATTTCTTCGCCTGAATTATTGGAAAATGCTGAGTATTTTGTCGAAAACGATCAGGATTGGACTCAATTTGAGACCTTAGTGATTGCCCCGCATCCGGATTTGAGTCCTGAACAGCAAGCCATTATTGCCGATGATTTCGGGATGGAAGACGGCAAACTGCATTTGACGGTGCGTCGAGCTATGCGGCTTTATTATTTACGTTTGCTACACCTCGATGAATCGCCTTTAGCGCCTAAAATTCAGCAGATTGTTTGGCTTAATCGCGATCATTCAGAAACGGCCCCCAATGGTAGCGTAGTATGA